One region of Microbacterium sufflavum genomic DNA includes:
- the paaB gene encoding 1,2-phenylacetyl-CoA epoxidase subunit PaaB, whose product MATPGADEREPWPLWEIFVRANRGLSHVHVGSLHAPDADMAIRNARDLYTRRGEGVSIWAVPADAIATSDPDAKGAYFESPAGKNYRHAVYYTASEGVPHL is encoded by the coding sequence ATGGCCACCCCCGGCGCCGACGAGCGCGAGCCCTGGCCCCTGTGGGAGATCTTCGTGCGCGCGAACCGCGGCCTGAGCCACGTGCACGTCGGCTCGCTGCACGCGCCAGACGCCGACATGGCGATCCGCAACGCCCGCGACCTCTACACCCGGCGCGGCGAGGGCGTGTCGATCTGGGCCGTGCCGGCCGACGCCATCGCCACCAGCGACCCCGACGCCAAGGGCGCCTACTTCGAGAGCCCGGCCGGCAAGAACTACCGGCACGCGGTGTACTACACCGCCTCCGAGGGGGTGCCGCACCTGTGA
- the paaA gene encoding 1,2-phenylacetyl-CoA epoxidase subunit PaaA encodes MTSPADLSLVTDEASAEERLFEELIANEQRIEPRDWMPEAYRKTLIRQISQHAHSEIIGMQPEGNWITRAPSLKRKAILMAKVQDEAGHGLYLYSAAQTLGITRDEMMDQLISGKAKYSSIFNYPTPTWADMGAIGWLVDGAAICNQVPLCRASYGPYGRAMVRICKEESFHQRQGFEILLTLMRGTEEQRQMAQDAVDRWYWPSLAMFGPPDDQSPNSAQSMAWKIKRFSNDELRQRFVSMLVPQAEILGVTLPDPDLRFDEETGRYEMGEIDWDEFFQVLRGNGPCNAERLERRRTAHEEGAWVREAAAEYARKQALKTKAVA; translated from the coding sequence ATGACCAGTCCTGCAGACCTGTCCCTCGTGACGGACGAGGCCTCCGCGGAGGAGCGCCTGTTCGAGGAGCTCATCGCGAACGAGCAGCGCATCGAGCCGCGCGACTGGATGCCGGAGGCGTACCGCAAGACGCTCATCCGGCAGATCTCCCAGCACGCGCACTCCGAGATCATCGGCATGCAGCCGGAGGGCAACTGGATCACGCGCGCGCCCAGCCTCAAGCGCAAGGCCATCCTGATGGCGAAGGTGCAGGACGAGGCCGGACACGGGCTCTACCTCTACTCCGCCGCGCAGACCCTCGGCATCACGCGCGACGAGATGATGGACCAGCTCATCTCCGGCAAGGCCAAGTACTCGTCGATCTTCAACTACCCCACCCCCACCTGGGCCGACATGGGGGCGATCGGCTGGCTGGTCGACGGCGCCGCTATCTGCAACCAGGTGCCGCTGTGCCGCGCCTCCTACGGCCCCTACGGCCGGGCGATGGTGCGCATCTGCAAGGAGGAGTCGTTCCACCAGCGGCAGGGCTTCGAGATCCTCCTCACCCTCATGCGCGGCACGGAGGAGCAGCGGCAGATGGCGCAGGACGCCGTGGACCGCTGGTACTGGCCGAGCCTGGCGATGTTCGGCCCGCCCGACGACCAGTCCCCCAACTCCGCACAGTCGATGGCCTGGAAGATCAAGCGCTTCTCCAACGACGAGCTGCGCCAGCGCTTCGTGAGCATGCTCGTGCCCCAGGCCGAGATCCTCGGCGTCACCCTGCCCGACCCCGACCTGCGCTTCGACGAGGAGACCGGCCGCTACGAGATGGGCGAGATCGACTGGGACGAGTTCTTCCAGGTGCTGCGCGGCAACGGACCGTGCAACGCGGAACGGCTGGAGCGCCGCCGCACCGCCCACGAGGAGGGCGCCTGGGTGCGCGAGGCCGCCGCCGAGTACGCCCGCAAGCAGGCCCTCAAGACGAAGGCGGTCGCGTGA
- a CDS encoding pilus assembly protein CpaE, whose amino-acid sequence MITRELAVALRDAGLTWHPAEGDRFQLDLPDEVELEAEADVFTVSGMTIEARQTPSGTDLAFNGTTEWALDAVTLADAVWLPREDQLRELLRGTFRALVRLPDTFRVEIEIAGEPLTFEHPDPAEAYGRALLALVSRSL is encoded by the coding sequence ATGATCACGCGCGAACTCGCCGTCGCCCTGCGCGATGCGGGACTCACCTGGCACCCCGCGGAGGGCGACCGTTTCCAGCTGGACCTCCCCGACGAGGTGGAGCTGGAGGCCGAGGCCGACGTGTTCACCGTGAGCGGGATGACGATCGAGGCGCGGCAGACCCCCAGCGGCACCGACCTGGCGTTCAACGGCACGACCGAGTGGGCGCTCGATGCGGTGACCCTGGCTGATGCGGTGTGGTTGCCCCGCGAGGATCAGCTGCGCGAACTTCTCCGCGGTACGTTCCGCGCCCTCGTCCGGCTGCCAGACACGTTCCGCGTGGAGATCGAGATCGCCGGGGAGCCGCTGACGTTCGAGCACCCCGACCCCGCAGAGGCCTACGGCCGGGCCCTGCTCGCGCTCGTGTCGCGCTCGCTCTGA
- a CDS encoding RecQ family ATP-dependent DNA helicase has product MTSAPADTARDTARAALAELVGRADVDFHDGQYEAIEALVEGRRRALVVQRTGWGKSAVYFVATLLRRRQGAGPTVLVSPLLALMRDQIAAAERAGVRAVAINSTNAHEWAEVEGRLARDEVDVLLVSPERLNNPAFREQQLPALVARLGMLVIDEAHCISDWGHDFRPDYRRLRDLIGQLPTDVPVLATTATANSRVVADVAEQLGALPTGEAGGAVASAAPGAGAGAGAVPVLTIRGPLARTSLRLGVLRLRDSASRLAWLLSHLDDLPGSGIIYTLTVAAAVDTARLLREHGHEVRAYTGQTDAEERAESEGMLKRNEVKALVATSALGMGFDKPDLGFVVHLGAPSSPVAYYQQVGRAGRASDNADVLLLPGVEDRDIWHYFATASMPDRERAERVIAALGDAPISTPALEARVDIRRTPLELLLKVLDVDGAVRRVQGGWIATGAPWIYDAERYERIAAERVAEQQHMLDYERTDGCRMEFLQRALDDETAAPCGRCDTCAGVWFPTEVASTASAQAAESLDRVGVPIEPRRAWPTGADRLDVPVKGRIPADEQAEEGRALARLTDLGWGGALRDTFAAGAPDAAVTPQLVQACVRVLAGWGWAERPVAVVALPSRSRPLLVDSLARGLADIGRLPYLGALELRGGGPSGQSGGNSVFRLAGVWDRFDASHLEVPAGPVLLVDDLVDSRWTMTVAARTLRRAGATAVLPFALALRG; this is encoded by the coding sequence ATGACCTCCGCACCCGCCGACACCGCCCGCGACACCGCCCGCGCCGCCCTCGCCGAGCTGGTCGGGCGCGCCGACGTCGACTTCCACGACGGGCAGTACGAGGCGATCGAGGCCCTGGTGGAGGGGCGCCGCCGCGCGCTCGTGGTGCAGCGCACCGGCTGGGGCAAGTCCGCGGTGTACTTCGTCGCGACGCTGCTGCGCCGACGGCAGGGCGCGGGCCCCACCGTGCTGGTGTCGCCGCTGCTCGCCCTCATGCGCGACCAGATCGCGGCCGCCGAGCGCGCGGGCGTGCGGGCGGTGGCGATCAACTCCACGAACGCGCACGAGTGGGCGGAGGTGGAGGGGCGGCTCGCGCGCGACGAGGTCGACGTGCTGCTGGTGTCGCCCGAGCGGCTCAACAACCCCGCCTTCCGCGAGCAGCAGCTGCCCGCGCTCGTGGCCCGCCTCGGCATGCTCGTCATCGACGAGGCGCACTGCATCAGCGACTGGGGGCACGACTTCCGGCCCGACTACCGCCGCCTGCGCGACCTGATCGGCCAGCTCCCGACCGACGTGCCGGTCCTGGCCACGACCGCGACCGCCAACAGCCGCGTCGTGGCCGACGTCGCCGAGCAGCTCGGAGCGCTGCCGACCGGGGAGGCCGGTGGGGCTGTGGCGTCCGCTGCACCGGGTGCGGGTGCGGGTGCGGGAGCCGTGCCGGTGCTGACGATCCGCGGACCCCTGGCCCGCACGTCGCTGCGGCTCGGCGTGCTGCGCCTGCGCGACTCGGCCAGCCGCCTGGCCTGGCTGCTGAGCCACCTCGACGACCTTCCGGGCTCCGGCATCATCTACACGCTCACGGTCGCCGCGGCCGTCGACACCGCGCGACTGCTGCGTGAGCACGGGCATGAGGTGCGCGCCTATACCGGGCAGACCGATGCCGAGGAGCGCGCCGAGTCGGAGGGCATGCTCAAGCGCAACGAGGTCAAGGCGCTCGTGGCCACCAGCGCCCTGGGCATGGGCTTCGACAAGCCCGACCTCGGCTTCGTCGTGCACCTCGGCGCGCCGTCGTCGCCCGTCGCGTACTACCAGCAGGTGGGCCGTGCGGGCCGAGCGAGCGACAACGCCGACGTGCTGCTGCTGCCCGGGGTCGAGGACCGCGACATCTGGCACTACTTCGCGACCGCGTCGATGCCCGACCGTGAGCGCGCCGAACGGGTGATCGCCGCGCTCGGCGACGCTCCGATCTCGACCCCGGCGCTGGAGGCCCGGGTCGACATCCGCCGCACGCCGCTGGAGTTGCTGCTCAAGGTGCTCGACGTCGACGGAGCCGTGCGGCGCGTGCAGGGCGGCTGGATCGCGACGGGAGCGCCGTGGATCTACGACGCCGAGCGCTACGAGCGCATCGCCGCCGAGCGGGTCGCCGAGCAGCAGCACATGCTCGACTACGAGCGGACCGACGGCTGCCGCATGGAGTTCCTGCAGCGGGCGCTCGACGACGAGACCGCCGCGCCCTGCGGTCGCTGCGACACCTGCGCGGGCGTCTGGTTCCCGACCGAGGTGGCGTCGACGGCCAGCGCGCAGGCGGCGGAGTCGCTCGACCGCGTGGGCGTGCCGATCGAGCCGCGGCGCGCCTGGCCGACCGGCGCCGACCGCCTCGACGTGCCCGTCAAGGGCCGCATCCCCGCGGACGAGCAGGCCGAGGAGGGGCGTGCGCTGGCGCGGCTCACCGATCTGGGCTGGGGCGGCGCGCTGCGCGACACCTTCGCCGCGGGCGCCCCCGATGCCGCGGTGACCCCGCAGCTGGTGCAGGCGTGCGTGCGCGTGCTCGCCGGGTGGGGGTGGGCGGAGCGGCCCGTCGCCGTGGTCGCCCTGCCCTCGCGGTCGCGGCCGCTGCTGGTGGACTCGCTGGCGCGAGGACTGGCCGACATCGGGCGACTGCCGTACCTGGGCGCTCTGGAGCTGCGCGGCGGGGGACCGTCCGGCCAGTCGGGAGGGAACAGCGTGTTCCGGCTCGCGGGCGTGTGGGACCGCTTCGACGCGTCGCACCTCGAGGTGCCAGCGGGCCCCGTGCTGCTGGTCGACGACCTCGTCGACAGTCGCTGGACCATGACGGTCGCCGCGCGCACCCTCCGTCGTGCCGGGGCCACCGCGGTGCTCCCGTTCGCGCTCGCCCTCCGCGGCTGA
- a CDS encoding 4-fold beta flower protein has product METLWDRNGRVVGWIDDDRLRSLDGRVIGWLVSDELVYSLRGQHVGWFEEGQFWDLKGHVVTFAQNATSGPSKPELSDVPAVPALSAVPGTPGMGAFTGSQRSVGHGVRRIGSPSSTSSRRGVGGCP; this is encoded by the coding sequence ATGGAAACGCTTTGGGACCGGAATGGACGTGTCGTGGGATGGATTGACGATGACCGACTGCGCTCGCTTGACGGGCGAGTGATTGGCTGGCTGGTATCTGATGAGCTCGTTTACTCGCTTCGAGGGCAGCACGTTGGTTGGTTCGAGGAAGGACAGTTCTGGGATCTGAAGGGACACGTAGTGACCTTCGCGCAGAACGCGACGAGCGGCCCGTCGAAGCCGGAACTCTCCGATGTTCCTGCCGTGCCCGCGCTCTCTGCGGTTCCGGGAACGCCTGGTATGGGGGCGTTCACGGGAAGCCAGCGTTCAGTGGGTCATGGAGTTCGCAGGATTGGCAGTCCTTCCTCGACTAGCAGTCGACGCGGTGTCGGCGGCTGTCCCTAG
- a CDS encoding IclR family transcriptional regulator has product MIQAIDRAAKILDLLQGARHLGITDLSSALGLPPSTVHGIVKSLRAHGLVAKERGGQRYMLGPTLLRLSNVYLDSLDVRARSMRWTQELARRTHLSVRLGAPHFTDVLVIHHNLRPDDSQQMLETGMAIPAHASAMGKVLLAYDQGFQRTVFDAPLRSLTGDTVTDVARLTLELPAIAERGMAGEFDEAVLGESSLAAPVADASDAIVAAVAVVLPTSQTPASDAVVNALRETARNISRELGATSWPPRISPADD; this is encoded by the coding sequence ATGATCCAGGCGATCGACCGTGCGGCGAAGATCCTCGACCTGCTGCAGGGGGCGCGCCACCTCGGCATCACCGACCTGTCGAGCGCGCTCGGCCTGCCGCCGTCGACCGTGCACGGCATCGTGAAGTCGCTGCGCGCGCACGGCCTGGTCGCCAAGGAGCGCGGAGGGCAGCGCTACATGCTCGGCCCCACCCTGCTGCGCCTCAGCAACGTGTACCTCGACAGCCTCGACGTGCGGGCGCGGTCCATGCGCTGGACCCAGGAGCTCGCCCGCCGCACGCACCTCTCCGTGCGCCTGGGAGCGCCGCACTTCACCGACGTGCTGGTGATCCATCACAACCTGCGCCCCGACGACAGCCAGCAGATGCTCGAGACCGGTATGGCGATCCCCGCGCACGCCTCCGCGATGGGCAAGGTGCTGCTCGCGTACGACCAGGGGTTCCAGCGGACGGTGTTCGACGCACCGCTGCGCAGCCTCACCGGCGACACGGTCACCGACGTCGCGCGGTTGACGCTGGAGCTGCCCGCGATCGCCGAGCGGGGCATGGCGGGCGAGTTCGACGAGGCCGTGCTCGGTGAGTCGTCGCTCGCGGCGCCCGTCGCCGATGCCTCCGACGCGATCGTCGCCGCGGTCGCCGTGGTCCTGCCGACCTCGCAGACCCCCGCCTCGGACGCCGTCGTGAACGCTCTGCGCGAGACCGCGAGGAACATCTCCCGCGAGCTCGGCGCGACCTCCTGGCCCCCGCGCATCTCCCCCGCCGACGACTGA
- the dhaK gene encoding dihydroxyacetone kinase subunit DhaK, with protein MKKLINAPEDVLVESLRGVAAAHPELSVDLENHVITRATPKAQGKVAVVSGGGSGHEPLHGGYVGTGMLDAAVAGEVFTSPTPDRVQVATQAVDRGAGVLHIVKNYTGDVLNFEMAAELASMEGIEVGTVVVDDDVAVQDSLYTAGRRGVGLTVLLEKLVGAAAEEGRDLASVVELAKRINGQGRSMGMALTSCTVPAAGKPTFDLPDDQMEIGIGIHGEPGRHREPLAPASDIARQLVEPILGDIDAAGPAIVMLNGMGATPLIELYLMYGEVAAILEKSGVQIARNLVGNYITSLDMAGCSVTVLKADDELLRLWDAPVVTPGLRWGA; from the coding sequence ATGAAGAAGCTCATCAACGCCCCGGAAGACGTCCTCGTCGAATCCCTGCGGGGCGTCGCCGCCGCTCATCCGGAGCTGTCGGTGGATCTGGAGAACCACGTCATCACGCGGGCCACGCCCAAGGCGCAGGGCAAGGTCGCCGTCGTGTCCGGTGGCGGGTCGGGACACGAGCCCCTGCACGGCGGCTACGTGGGCACGGGCATGCTCGATGCGGCCGTCGCCGGGGAGGTCTTCACCTCGCCCACCCCCGACCGCGTGCAGGTGGCGACCCAGGCCGTCGACCGTGGCGCCGGCGTGCTGCACATCGTGAAGAACTACACCGGCGACGTGCTCAACTTCGAGATGGCCGCTGAGCTCGCGTCGATGGAGGGCATCGAGGTGGGCACGGTCGTGGTCGACGACGACGTCGCGGTGCAGGACTCGCTGTACACGGCGGGACGCCGCGGGGTCGGGCTCACGGTGCTGCTGGAGAAGCTCGTGGGCGCCGCCGCCGAGGAGGGCCGCGACCTCGCGTCCGTCGTCGAGCTGGCGAAGCGCATCAACGGACAGGGGCGCTCGATGGGCATGGCGCTCACGAGCTGCACCGTGCCCGCCGCGGGCAAGCCCACGTTCGACCTCCCGGACGACCAGATGGAAATCGGCATCGGCATCCACGGCGAGCCGGGCCGGCACCGCGAGCCGCTCGCGCCCGCGTCCGACATCGCCCGCCAGCTCGTCGAACCCATCCTGGGCGACATCGACGCGGCCGGTCCCGCGATCGTGATGCTCAACGGCATGGGTGCGACCCCGCTCATCGAGCTCTACCTCATGTACGGCGAGGTCGCCGCGATCCTGGAGAAGTCGGGCGTGCAGATCGCCCGCAACCTCGTCGGCAACTACATCACCTCGCTCGACATGGCCGGCTGCTCGGTCACGGTGCTGAAGGCCGACGACGAGCTGCTGCGGCTGTGGGACGCACCCGTGGTCACCCCCGGCCTGCGGTGGGGCGCCTGA
- the dhaL gene encoding dihydroxyacetone kinase subunit DhaL: MAAVGTAQLADWITRYRDAVTAQRDWLTELDSAIGDADHGANMARGFAAVGDKLAAGTPATVDELLKTVGMTLVSSVGGASGPLYGTFFLRMGMSAGAVSELDGPALAAALRAGLEGIVARGKPEAGDKTMYDAMAPAVDAFDAALADGSSVGDAARAAADAAAAGRDATLDLVARKGRASYLGERSAGHLDPGAASTAILFDTLAAAIADSA; encoded by the coding sequence ATGGCGGCCGTCGGCACCGCGCAGCTCGCGGACTGGATCACCCGCTACCGCGACGCGGTCACCGCGCAGCGCGACTGGCTCACTGAGCTGGACTCCGCGATCGGCGACGCCGACCACGGCGCCAACATGGCCCGCGGCTTCGCGGCCGTGGGAGACAAGCTGGCCGCGGGGACCCCGGCCACGGTCGACGAGCTGCTGAAGACGGTCGGCATGACGCTCGTGAGCTCGGTGGGCGGAGCGAGCGGCCCGCTGTACGGCACCTTCTTCCTGCGCATGGGCATGTCCGCCGGAGCGGTCTCGGAGCTGGACGGCCCCGCGCTCGCCGCGGCCCTGCGTGCCGGACTCGAGGGCATCGTCGCCCGCGGCAAGCCCGAGGCGGGGGACAAGACCATGTACGACGCGATGGCGCCGGCGGTCGATGCGTTCGACGCGGCGCTCGCCGACGGGTCCTCGGTGGGCGACGCCGCCCGGGCGGCGGCCGACGCGGCGGCCGCGGGGCGCGACGCCACCCTCGACCTGGTGGCGCGCAAGGGGCGCGCCAGCTACCTGGGCGAACGCAGCGCGGGGCACCTCGACCCGGGCGCGGCCTCCACCGCGATCCTGTTCGACACGCTCGCCGCCGCGATCGCGGACAGCGCCTGA
- the ptsP gene encoding phosphoenolpyruvate--protein phosphotransferase, with translation MEPGAVLRGRGVSPGRVAAPVVHVAPPLPEPDAETVVAPDEREAEVSAIEWAAVAVADQLRSRTAQATGEARAILDASRLLASDPELVSEATELVRAQGRTAARAVWETSATHEKALLALGGRMAERAADIRDVRDRIIAEILRVDLPGVPERDEPFVLVATDLSPADTATLDGGRCVALVTEQGGPTSHTAIIARSLGLPAVVGLAGALAISEGTTVLVDGERGTVTVDPDEVDVASARAASTVVTFDGRGRLADGTRLPLLANVGGASDAASAAAAQAEGVGLFRTEFCFLGRVDAPTIDEQVEAYRGVLAAFPGRKVVVRTLDAGSDKPLPFANADHEDNPALGVRGLRIARRNPALLDDQLRALARAADAESAEVEVMAPMVATVEEAREFAERCHAAGLDRVGIMIETPAAALLAAELFEVVDFVSLGTNDLAQYTLAADRLLSDLGELNDPWQPAVLRLIGMVGAAGRAAGKPVGVCGEAGGDPALAPVLVGLGVTSLSMTPRALGRVAAALDAVTVEDCRRMAEAAAGAPTAAEARAAVTHAG, from the coding sequence ATCGAGCCCGGGGCCGTGCTGCGGGGGCGCGGTGTGAGCCCGGGGAGGGTCGCGGCGCCGGTGGTGCACGTGGCGCCGCCGCTGCCGGAGCCCGACGCCGAGACGGTGGTCGCGCCGGACGAGCGCGAGGCCGAGGTGTCGGCGATCGAGTGGGCCGCGGTGGCCGTGGCCGACCAGCTGCGCTCGCGCACGGCTCAGGCGACCGGCGAGGCCCGCGCGATCCTCGATGCGTCCCGGCTCCTCGCGTCCGACCCGGAGCTGGTGTCGGAGGCGACGGAGCTCGTGCGCGCGCAGGGACGCACGGCCGCGCGCGCCGTCTGGGAGACGTCCGCGACGCACGAGAAGGCCCTCCTCGCGCTCGGCGGCCGGATGGCCGAGCGCGCCGCCGACATCCGCGACGTGCGCGATCGCATCATCGCGGAGATCCTGCGGGTCGACCTGCCGGGTGTGCCGGAGCGCGACGAGCCGTTCGTGCTGGTGGCGACCGACCTGTCGCCGGCCGACACCGCCACCCTGGACGGGGGGCGGTGCGTGGCGCTGGTGACGGAGCAGGGCGGCCCGACCTCGCACACCGCGATCATCGCGCGGTCGCTCGGGCTCCCCGCGGTGGTGGGGCTCGCCGGCGCCCTCGCGATCTCCGAGGGCACCACCGTGCTGGTGGATGGAGAACGCGGCACCGTCACGGTCGATCCGGATGAGGTCGACGTGGCGTCCGCGCGCGCAGCGTCCACCGTCGTGACCTTCGACGGTCGCGGGCGCCTGGCGGACGGGACGCGCCTCCCGCTGCTCGCCAACGTCGGCGGTGCGAGCGATGCCGCGTCGGCGGCGGCCGCGCAGGCGGAGGGCGTCGGCCTGTTCCGCACCGAGTTCTGCTTCCTCGGCCGTGTCGATGCGCCGACGATCGACGAGCAGGTCGAGGCGTATCGCGGAGTGCTCGCCGCGTTCCCCGGCCGCAAGGTGGTGGTGCGCACGCTCGATGCGGGCAGCGACAAGCCGCTGCCCTTCGCGAACGCCGATCACGAGGACAACCCGGCCCTCGGTGTGCGCGGACTGCGCATCGCCCGGCGGAACCCCGCCCTGCTCGACGATCAGCTGCGGGCCCTCGCGCGCGCGGCGGATGCGGAGTCGGCCGAGGTCGAGGTGATGGCGCCGATGGTCGCGACCGTCGAGGAGGCGCGGGAGTTCGCGGAGCGGTGTCACGCCGCCGGGCTGGACCGCGTCGGGATCATGATCGAGACGCCCGCTGCCGCCCTGCTGGCGGCCGAGCTGTTCGAGGTCGTGGACTTCGTGAGCCTCGGGACGAACGACCTCGCCCAGTACACGCTGGCGGCCGACCGCCTGCTGAGCGACCTCGGCGAGCTGAACGACCCGTGGCAGCCCGCAGTCCTGCGCCTGATCGGCATGGTGGGCGCGGCGGGTCGCGCGGCGGGGAAGCCGGTCGGGGTGTGCGGTGAGGCCGGGGGCGATCCGGCCCTCGCTCCCGTGCTGGTCGGGCTCGGCGTGACCTCCCTGTCGATGACCCCGCGTGCGCTCGGCCGGGTGGCCGCGGCGCTGGACGCGGTGACCGTCGAGGACTGCCGTCGGATGGCCGAGGCCGCGGCCGGTGCCCCCACGGCGGCCGAGGCGCGGGCGGCCGTGACGCACGCCGGGTGA
- a CDS encoding sensor domain-containing protein, translated as MSFVKRSIARGGLAAVLVGALAGVSACAPTPEPASSPSAAPSTSAPEPYDGPLLFVGDELESFALTPQEVAGLFPGAPPATAITDTLVQYADGGGPDFAPAVCRLLISETSMRSVGARTVPWVDGADAGNSGRQEILQFASEENASARMDDLVSTVESCAQFDAQGPGSFTASVAPDGDGVRAFAGTLELDSSGSPWRAHHAFAAVGNVIVHAWQPAQDGSAFDAEAAALLLRDRAVEAKTALVDELTAQPPVTPTPSAQDPSADWSTWELTPTGVGPLIFGADRAAALAAVPGATAEEFTWTDTAARLVSPDGQSSLILHFTEDGARLSGVTAGIANLDGDVEPNGDLLPAAQGVRIGAPLADAVAAFPDGTFLQIVSSGEDFYQWATREGGVVRFRADRDAADPAAVITGITVEDATLTPPLTVD; from the coding sequence ATGTCGTTCGTGAAGAGATCGATCGCGCGAGGCGGCCTCGCGGCCGTCCTCGTGGGGGCGCTCGCGGGGGTGTCCGCGTGCGCACCGACTCCCGAGCCCGCGTCGAGTCCTTCGGCCGCGCCGTCGACCTCGGCGCCGGAGCCGTACGACGGGCCGCTGCTCTTCGTCGGCGACGAGCTGGAGTCGTTCGCACTGACTCCGCAGGAGGTCGCCGGCCTCTTCCCGGGGGCACCGCCCGCGACCGCGATCACGGACACGCTCGTGCAGTACGCCGACGGCGGCGGTCCCGACTTCGCTCCGGCCGTCTGCAGGCTCCTGATCAGCGAGACGTCGATGCGCAGCGTCGGCGCGCGCACGGTGCCGTGGGTCGATGGCGCAGACGCCGGGAACAGCGGAAGGCAGGAGATCCTGCAGTTCGCCTCGGAGGAGAACGCGTCCGCTCGGATGGACGACCTCGTGTCGACGGTCGAGAGCTGCGCGCAGTTCGACGCCCAGGGGCCGGGGTCCTTCACGGCCTCCGTGGCTCCCGACGGCGATGGTGTCCGCGCCTTCGCCGGGACGCTGGAACTCGACTCCTCGGGGAGCCCGTGGCGTGCACACCACGCGTTCGCCGCGGTCGGCAACGTGATCGTGCACGCGTGGCAGCCGGCACAGGACGGTTCCGCGTTCGACGCGGAGGCCGCTGCGCTCCTGCTGCGCGACCGTGCGGTGGAGGCGAAGACCGCGCTCGTGGACGAGCTCACCGCGCAGCCGCCCGTCACGCCGACGCCGTCCGCGCAGGATCCCTCCGCCGACTGGAGCACGTGGGAGCTGACGCCGACGGGCGTCGGTCCTCTGATCTTCGGTGCCGACCGCGCCGCCGCGCTCGCCGCGGTCCCCGGCGCGACGGCCGAGGAGTTCACCTGGACGGACACGGCCGCGCGCCTGGTGAGTCCGGACGGACAGTCCTCGCTCATCCTGCACTTCACCGAAGACGGGGCGCGGCTCAGCGGCGTGACCGCCGGCATCGCGAACCTGGACGGTGACGTCGAGCCGAACGGCGACCTGCTCCCGGCGGCCCAGGGCGTGCGCATCGGGGCGCCGCTCGCTGACGCCGTCGCCGCATTCCCCGATGGCACGTTCCTGCAGATCGTCTCGTCCGGCGAGGACTTCTATCAGTGGGCGACGAGGGAGGGCGGCGTGGTTCGCTTCCGCGCGGACCGCGACGCCGCTGATCCGGCGGCCGTCATCACCGGGATCACGGTGGAGGACGCGACGCTGACCCCGCCCCTCACCGTCGACTGA
- the paaI gene encoding hydroxyphenylacetyl-CoA thioesterase PaaI, translating to MTDVTTETAEAVQPNRAMMQRDRASAMLGLTVERDDPGHAVVSMRVRDDMTNGFGITHGGFVFALADTAFAIACNEDDRVTVAAGADIAFLKPTVAGQTLTATAVRRTRTGRSGIYDVTVVDEQGDTVAEFRGRSRTTPQTH from the coding sequence ATGACGGATGTGACGACGGAGACGGCGGAGGCCGTGCAGCCCAATCGCGCCATGATGCAGCGCGACCGCGCGTCCGCGATGCTCGGGCTCACGGTCGAGCGCGACGACCCCGGTCATGCGGTCGTCTCGATGCGCGTGCGCGATGACATGACCAACGGCTTCGGCATCACCCACGGCGGGTTCGTGTTCGCGCTCGCCGACACGGCCTTCGCGATCGCCTGCAATGAGGACGACCGGGTCACGGTCGCGGCCGGAGCCGACATCGCCTTCCTCAAGCCGACCGTCGCCGGGCAGACCCTCACGGCCACGGCCGTGCGACGCACCCGCACCGGGCGCTCCGGCATCTACGACGTCACCGTGGTCGACGAGCAGGGCGACACCGTCGCCGAGTTCCGCGGCCGCTCCCGCACCACGCCCCAGACCCACTGA